Proteins encoded in a region of the Salmo trutta chromosome 34, fSalTru1.1, whole genome shotgun sequence genome:
- the LOC115173487 gene encoding adaptin ear-binding coat-associated protein 1 produces the protein MATEGEYESILCVKPDVNVYRIPPRATNRGYRAADWKLDVPDWSGRMRITAKGKVAYIKLEEKVSGELFAQAPVTEYPGIAVETVSDSSRYFVLRIQDDNGRSAFIGVGFGDRGDSFDFNVSLQDHFKWVKQENEISKNPQGAALGPKLDLGFKDGQTITLNIGQGKKRDKPRPQGAGGIGLLPPPPKGKMAPPPSSAFSNYNTVPQKGGSDTGCLLDLDSTNSNTVVQSSNPSSDLWGDFSSPASSLPPTSRQEHTPNWGQF, from the exons ATGGCGACCGAGGGCGAATACGAGTCGATCCTTTGCGTTAAACCCGACGTCAACGTTTATCGAATACCACCGAGGGCTACAAATCGTGGATACAG GGCAGCAGACTGGAAACTGGATGTGCCCGATTGGTCAGGGCGCATGCGGATCACGGCGAAGGGGAAAGTGGCCTACATCAAACTGGAAGAGAAGGTCTCAG GGGAGCTGTTTGCTCAGGCCCCTGTCACAGAGTATCCCGGCATCGCAGTTGAAACCGTAAGCGACTCCAGTCGCTACTTTGTCCTGCGAATACAGGAtgacaatg GCCGCAGTGCGTTCATTGGTGTTGGATTCGGGGACAGAGGGGACTCTTTTGACTTCAACGTGTCTTTGCAGGACCACTTTAA GTGGGTGAAACAAGAGAATGAGATCAGCAAAAACCCTCAGGGGGCAGCTTTGGGACCAAAGCTGGACTTGGGATTTAAAGACGGACAAACCATCACCCTTAATATTGGG CAAGGCAAAAAGAGGGATAAGCCACGCCCACAGGGGGCAGGTGGGATCGGTCTCCTACCGCCACCACCAAAAGGAAAGAtggctcctcctccttcctctgcctTCTCCAATTACAACACAGTGCCTCAAAAAGGAGGCTCAGATACGG gctGTTTGCTAGATCTGGACAGTACTAACTCCAACACTGTGGTCCAATCATCCAACCCCAGCAGTGATCTTTGGGGAGACTTCTCCTCTCCTGCAAG TTCGCTCCCTCCAACATCGCGACAAGAGCACACGCCGAATTGGGGCCAGTTTTGA